DNA sequence from the Blastomonas fulva genome:
GCGAACGCGGGAATCCCGCTTTTTGCCTGGCCAGCTTTAGAAGCGGGACCCCCGCGTGCGCGGGGGTGACGAGAGAAAGGCACGATATTGCAGAGCCACGGCTTTTAGCCGTTCAAACCGGAGACCAGACCCCCGGCTCGCTGTCGGCATTCGGATCGACCCCTTCGGGCTTTTCGGTCGCGGTATCGCGCGGCAGATATTCGAGCAGTGCGTCGAACAGCGCCTCGATCCCCGCGCCGGTCGCGGCGGAGATCGGGAACACGCGCTCTGCGCCCGCTGCCAGCACCTCGTCGGAGAAATGCTGCATCAGCTCGTCGTCGAGCAGATCGCCCTTGTTGAGCGCCACCAGCCTCGGCTTTTCGTCAAGCCCGGCGCCGTAGTTGGTCAGTTCGCCATTGACGATCCGCATCGCCTCGAGCGGATCGTCGCCATTGGCATCGATCAGATGGATGAGCACCTGGCAGCGTTCGATATGACCCAGGAACCGGTCGCCGATCCCTGCGCCTTCGGCCGCGCCCTCGATCAGCCCGGGGATGTCGGCGAGCACGAACTCGCGGTTCTTGTGCTGGACCACGCCCAATTGCGGACGCAGCGTCGTGAAGGGATAGTCGCCAACCTTGGCGTGGGTGTTGGTCACCTGGTTGATGAAGGTGGACTTGCCAGCATTGGGCAGGCCGACCAACCCTGCATCCGCCATCAGCTTCAGCCGCAGCCAGACATACATTTCCGCGCCTGGCCAGCCCGGGCCGTGCTGGCGCGGGGTACGGTTGGTGCTGGTCTTGTAGCTGAGGTTGCCGCGCCCGCCATCGCCGCCGCGCAGCAGTGTGATCCGCTGGCCTGCATGGGTGAAGTCGGCGAGCACCTCTTCCTTGTCCTCGCTCAGCACCTGGGTGCCGACGGGAACCTTGATCACAAGGTCCTCGCCGCCCGCGCCGGTGCGGTTGCGACCCATGCCGCCGGTGCCGCGCCGCGCCTTGAAGTGCTGGGTGTAGCGAAAGTCGATCAGCGTGTTGAGGCCGCTGACCGCTTCGAAGATGATGTCGCCGCCCTTGCCGCCATTGCCGCCGTCCGGACCGCCATATTCGACGTACTTTTCGCGGCGAAAGGACACCGCGCCCTGTCCGCCGGTACCCGAGCGGATGAAAATCTTGGCTTGATCGAGAAAATGCATGGGGCCGCCCCTAAAGGAAAGGCATGCAAAACGCCAGAGCCAGCGATCACAGGGGCCGGGCGTGCGTCTGCCCGCGGCGCTGGATCGCCTCAAATTGCATGGGACCCCTTGCCTGCGGCCAGCGAAATACGATATTCGCAGTCATCTATGCATCCTCAGACCCCCACCCTTGCGCCGCGCCTGGCGCCCCTGACCCTTTCTGCGGCGGGTGGCAGGTTTGCCGTGCACGCAGGCCCGGACCGCGAGGACGGGAATGACGATGGCCCGCCCGATATCGGCATCGCGGTCAAGACTCGCGCCAAGTCGAAGAAGCCCAGCCAGTATAAGGTGCTGATGCTCAACGACGACTACACCCCGATGGAATTCGTGGTGCTGGTGCTCAAGCGCTTCTTCAGCATGAACATGGACGAGGCGACCCGGGTGATGCTCCACGTCCACCAGAAGGGCGTCGGCGTGTGCGGCATCTTCACCTATGAGGTTGCCGAGACCAAGGTTAACCAGGTGATGGACTTCGCTCGCGAAAACCAGCACCCGCTGCAGTGCACGCTCGAGAAGGTTTGACACCGCAAGCGGCGTTGCCCCCCTTGCACCCGGTGCCGCAGGCGTTAAACAGCGGCGATGGACAAGATCATCATTCGCGGCGGCAAGCCGCTCTCGGGCCGTATTCCCATCTCCGGAGCCAAGAACAGCGCGCTGACGCTGTTGCCGTGCGCGCTGCTCACCGATGAGCCGCTGACGCTGCGCAACCTGCCGCGGCTCGCCGATGTCGACAGCTTCGGCCATCTGCTCAACCAGCTTGGTGTCTCGACCATGATCGAAGGCGCGCGGCCAGAGGATTTCGGCCGGGTGATGACGCTGCGCGCGGGCCGCGTCACCGCAACGGTCGCGCCCTATGACATCGTGCGCAAGATGCGCGCCTCGATCCTGGTGCTGGGCCCCTTGCTGGCGCGCGCGGGCGAGGCGACGGTCTCGCTTCCCGGCGGCTGCGCGATCGGCAACCGCCCGATCGACCTGCACTTGAAGGCGCTGGAGGCGCTGGGCGCGGAGATCGAAATCGCGGCGGGATACGTGACCGCGCGCGCGCCCAAGGGCGGGCTTCCCGGCGGCGACTTCGGCTTTCCCGTGGTTTCCGTCGGCGCGACCGAAAATGCGCTGATGGCCGCGGTGCTCGCCAAGGGTACCTCGACGCTGCGCAATGCCGCGCGTGAACCCGAGATCGTCGACCTGTGCAACCTGCTGGTGGCGATGGGCGCGGTGATCGAGGGCATCGGCGGATCGACCTTGGTCATCCATGGCAAGGACCGGCTGCACGGCGCGACCTATCGCGTGATGGCCGACCGGATCGAGGCGGGCAGCTATGCCTGCGCAGCCGCGATCACCGGCAGCCCGCTCGACCTGATCGGCGCCAGGCTCGACGAGATGGAAGCAACGATCGCCGCTTTGCGTCAGGCCGGCGTGCAAGTCGAGGAAATCGCTGACGGCATCGCGGTGCGCCCCAACGGCAAATTGCAGGCGCTGACCCTCTCGACCGCGCCGTTCCCCGGCTTTGCCACCGACATGCAGGCGCAGTTCATGGCGATGCTGTGCAAGGCCG
Encoded proteins:
- the obgE gene encoding GTPase ObgE; amino-acid sequence: MHFLDQAKIFIRSGTGGQGAVSFRREKYVEYGGPDGGNGGKGGDIIFEAVSGLNTLIDFRYTQHFKARRGTGGMGRNRTGAGGEDLVIKVPVGTQVLSEDKEEVLADFTHAGQRITLLRGGDGGRGNLSYKTSTNRTPRQHGPGWPGAEMYVWLRLKLMADAGLVGLPNAGKSTFINQVTNTHAKVGDYPFTTLRPQLGVVQHKNREFVLADIPGLIEGAAEGAGIGDRFLGHIERCQVLIHLIDANGDDPLEAMRIVNGELTNYGAGLDEKPRLVALNKGDLLDDELMQHFSDEVLAAGAERVFPISAATGAGIEALFDALLEYLPRDTATEKPEGVDPNADSEPGVWSPV
- the murA gene encoding UDP-N-acetylglucosamine 1-carboxyvinyltransferase, whose translation is MDKIIIRGGKPLSGRIPISGAKNSALTLLPCALLTDEPLTLRNLPRLADVDSFGHLLNQLGVSTMIEGARPEDFGRVMTLRAGRVTATVAPYDIVRKMRASILVLGPLLARAGEATVSLPGGCAIGNRPIDLHLKALEALGAEIEIAAGYVTARAPKGGLPGGDFGFPVVSVGATENALMAAVLAKGTSTLRNAAREPEIVDLCNLLVAMGAVIEGIGGSTLVIHGKDRLHGATYRVMADRIEAGSYACAAAITGSPLDLIGARLDEMEATIAALRQAGVQVEEIADGIAVRPNGKLQALTLSTAPFPGFATDMQAQFMAMLCKAEGTSMLTETIFENRYMHVPELNRMGAHIDVKGRTAVVHGVNRMVGAPVMATDLRASMSLIIAGLAAEGETEVNRVYHLDRGYERLEEKLQAVGADIERVGGD
- the clpS gene encoding ATP-dependent Clp protease adapter ClpS, whose amino-acid sequence is MHPQTPTLAPRLAPLTLSAAGGRFAVHAGPDREDGNDDGPPDIGIAVKTRAKSKKPSQYKVLMLNDDYTPMEFVVLVLKRFFSMNMDEATRVMLHVHQKGVGVCGIFTYEVAETKVNQVMDFARENQHPLQCTLEKV